In Streptomyces qaidamensis, one DNA window encodes the following:
- a CDS encoding nitrate reductase molybdenum cofactor assembly chaperone — protein MPGFEVLYQAAALCLMYPDDDFRARLPLLREAAPQLREFADHAAVTPPRELAAHYVEVFEAGQEHSLYLSAWREAAPAPSEELYRAHGLETTGEEPPDFLPAVLELTARTGSDGLLTEHRDGLDRLRSRLTDFGTPYATVLDAVCATLPPAHTEA, from the coding sequence ATGCCCGGATTCGAGGTGCTGTACCAGGCGGCCGCGCTGTGCCTGATGTACCCCGACGACGACTTCCGCGCCCGGCTGCCACTGCTGCGCGAAGCCGCCCCGCAGCTGCGGGAGTTCGCCGACCACGCGGCCGTCACCCCGCCGAGGGAGCTGGCCGCGCACTACGTCGAGGTGTTCGAGGCCGGGCAGGAGCACAGCCTGTATCTGAGCGCCTGGCGCGAGGCCGCTCCGGCGCCCTCCGAGGAGCTCTACCGCGCACACGGCCTGGAGACCACCGGCGAGGAGCCGCCGGACTTCCTGCCCGCCGTCCTGGAGCTCACGGCCCGCACCGGCAGCGACGGGCTGCTGACGGAGCACCGCGACGGCCTGGACCGGCTCAGGTCCAGGCTCACCGACTTCGGTACCCCGTACGCGACCGTCCTGGACGCGGTGTGCGCGACCTTGCCGCCCGCGCACACCGAGGCCTAG
- a CDS encoding helix-turn-helix domain-containing protein — protein sequence MTTHPSTAEKGAGPLLRAWREQRRISQLELALRADSSARHISFVETGRSRPSEEMVLRLAEHLDVPVRERNALLLAAGYAPRYPETPLDDPALGALREGIERLIGGYEPYPALVVDALYNVVAANRGVMTLVDGVGEALLEPPLNAMRLALHPQGLAPRIRNLRAWRGHLLEQMERQIALHRSEPLRALYEEVAAYPVPDTDPADEPSEPVPYFALPLRIEHEGRTLSFVSSISTFNTPMDVTVAELAIETLLPADPATAKYLQTALL from the coding sequence ATGACCACTCACCCGTCCACCGCCGAGAAGGGCGCGGGCCCCCTGCTGCGGGCCTGGAGGGAGCAGCGGCGGATCAGCCAGCTGGAGCTGGCCCTGCGCGCGGACTCCTCGGCCCGGCACATCAGCTTCGTCGAGACCGGCCGCTCCCGGCCCAGCGAGGAGATGGTGCTGCGGCTGGCCGAGCATCTGGACGTCCCGGTGCGGGAGCGCAACGCGCTGCTGCTGGCGGCCGGTTACGCACCGCGCTACCCGGAGACCCCGCTGGACGACCCGGCGCTGGGCGCGCTGCGGGAGGGCATCGAGCGGCTGATCGGCGGCTACGAGCCGTATCCGGCGCTGGTGGTGGACGCGCTGTACAACGTGGTGGCCGCCAACCGGGGGGTCATGACGCTGGTCGACGGGGTCGGCGAGGCGCTGCTCGAACCGCCGCTGAACGCGATGCGGCTGGCCCTGCACCCGCAGGGCCTCGCGCCGCGCATCCGCAACCTGCGCGCCTGGCGGGGGCATCTGCTGGAGCAGATGGAGCGGCAGATCGCGCTGCACCGCTCGGAGCCGCTGCGGGCGCTGTACGAGGAGGTCGCGGCGTATCCGGTGCCCGACACGGATCCGGCGGACGAGCCGTCGGAGCCGGTGCCGTACTTCGCGCTGCCGCTGCGGATCGAGCACGAGGGGCGGACGCTGTCGTTCGTCTCCTCGATCTCCACGTTCAACACGCCCATGGACGTGACGGTCGCCGAGCTGGCCATCGAGACGCTGCTCCCGGCCGACCCGGCGACGGCCAAGTACCTTCAGACGGCGCTGCTCTGA
- a CDS encoding IS701 family transposase, translated as MGGDLADVRLWAGELDAVHERFVHRFSRSEPRESALAYMRGLIAPLQRKNGWTLAEEAGHEGPDRIHRMLNRIEWDADEVLDDVRQYVVDNLGDQDAVLVVDDTGFLKKGTRSAGVQRQYSGTAGRTENCQVGVFLAYATSRGRTLIDRRLYLPASWTDDRERCRRAGVDDEVAFETKVAMAKAMVRRAMADRVPFRWVTADAAYGFSKGWRSELERADVFHVMATTRHDTVVTRWAIDHPVHDLFNGLARQKWKRRSCGTGAHGPRIYDWARVEVRPWHRPDRRHWVLARRSVSRPGEISYYIAYCPVEATLDDLIRIAGSRWAIEECFQSAKQECGLDDYQVRRYPGWHRHMTLAMAAHACLTVLRARELDAGKAETDPPSSSTSASPRYDG; from the coding sequence ATGGGTGGGGACCTTGCTGATGTCAGGTTGTGGGCGGGTGAACTGGACGCTGTGCATGAGCGGTTCGTGCACCGTTTCAGCAGGTCGGAGCCGCGGGAGTCGGCACTGGCTTATATGCGGGGCCTGATCGCTCCGCTGCAGCGGAAGAACGGCTGGACGCTGGCGGAGGAAGCCGGCCACGAAGGCCCGGATCGTATCCACAGGATGCTGAACCGGATCGAGTGGGACGCGGATGAGGTGCTCGACGACGTGCGTCAGTACGTGGTCGACAACCTCGGCGACCAGGACGCCGTCCTGGTCGTGGACGACACGGGCTTCTTGAAGAAGGGGACGCGGTCGGCCGGGGTGCAGCGGCAGTACTCCGGCACCGCCGGGCGGACGGAGAACTGCCAGGTCGGCGTCTTCCTCGCGTATGCCACGAGCCGCGGGCGGACTCTGATCGACCGGCGTCTGTATCTGCCCGCATCCTGGACCGACGACCGTGAAAGGTGCCGCCGGGCCGGCGTCGACGACGAGGTCGCCTTTGAGACCAAGGTGGCCATGGCGAAGGCGATGGTCCGCCGCGCCATGGCGGACAGGGTCCCGTTTCGGTGGGTGACCGCGGATGCCGCCTACGGGTTCAGCAAAGGCTGGCGGTCGGAGCTGGAGCGGGCGGACGTCTTCCACGTCATGGCCACCACCCGCCACGACACCGTGGTCACCCGCTGGGCGATCGACCATCCCGTCCATGACTTGTTCAACGGTCTTGCCCGGCAGAAATGGAAGCGCCGTTCCTGCGGCACCGGGGCTCACGGCCCGCGGATCTACGACTGGGCACGCGTCGAGGTCCGGCCCTGGCACCGACCCGACCGCCGCCACTGGGTCCTCGCCCGCCGCAGCGTGAGCCGACCCGGGGAGATCTCTTACTACATCGCCTACTGCCCGGTTGAGGCAACGCTTGACGACCTGATCCGCATCGCGGGCAGCAGGTGGGCCATCGAGGAGTGCTTTCAGAGCGCGAAACAGGAATGCGGCCTGGACGACTACCAGGTCCGCCGCTATCCCGGCTGGCACCGGCACATGACCCTGGCCATGGCTGCCCACGCCTGCCTGACCGTCCTGCGAGCCCGCGAGCTGGACGCCGGGAAAGCAGAAACGGATCCTCCCAGCTCATCCACCTCAGCCTCGCCGAGATACGACGGCTGA
- a CDS encoding LamG domain-containing protein, producing the protein MTTGTGVAQAADNLPPKQPLVQDMKTGHKACATGDDKAYVSEPPVLSAVLHDPAEDNHPSEANLVKGEFEAWWTDADGVEQRLTRTTLEGHSGDPQRWHMREGSVPPNTVISWRVRANDGKATSPWSSEGDGSVCEFVYDDENPEKATISSPEYPENVFWVDGVGVYGHFTMDSPSDDVVSYTYGFIGGPYGTVRPERPGGPVTIPFLPLDSGPESLTVRAIDRAGRSSGQSSYDFMVKSGRAPVAHWPLADAKGATSADAEAGTDAAAGSGVTFGAPAPARTKLTASAALDGSSHGYLTTDAPAVADPRKSFAVSAWARPAETDRNMTVAGQDAGQAAAFALGLSARGETPDWSFTVGGATVSGGAPETGEWAHLLGVYDAETGKAQLYVNGHEVGTGAGATPTATAGAFQIGRVRDGNGYHDRWHGELGGVRVHDRVVVPDEVSELAYRKPSLLGHWSLETARDGASPELNGGAPLKLGSGATLYRVPDDSCEPWLDPDCVPVPTPLVGDGHLALDGKTGHAIAEGPVVDTSDSFTIGVVVRLADAEPEGPMTVLSLPGERTDAFKVRYQPEQHAWQLVMPHRDEHGAPETVVAQLEMADGGEGLGHRLAVVYDDATDKVRLYLDGRAGADATADLSDGWRGSGPLQIGRARMGDGWGEYLHGDVDEVHAFAGALTDDDIPFLGSGVEPCFC; encoded by the coding sequence ATGACGACCGGCACCGGCGTGGCACAGGCCGCGGACAACCTGCCGCCGAAGCAGCCGCTCGTCCAGGACATGAAGACGGGGCACAAGGCGTGCGCGACGGGGGACGACAAGGCATACGTCTCCGAGCCGCCCGTCCTGAGCGCGGTCCTGCACGACCCGGCGGAGGACAACCACCCCTCCGAGGCCAACTTGGTCAAGGGCGAGTTCGAGGCGTGGTGGACGGACGCCGACGGGGTGGAACAGCGCCTCACGCGCACGACGCTCGAAGGACACTCCGGCGATCCGCAGCGGTGGCACATGCGGGAAGGCTCCGTCCCGCCGAACACCGTCATCTCCTGGCGCGTCCGCGCGAACGACGGCAAGGCGACCTCCCCCTGGAGCTCCGAGGGTGACGGCTCCGTCTGCGAGTTCGTCTACGACGACGAGAACCCGGAGAAGGCGACGATCTCCTCGCCCGAGTACCCGGAGAACGTGTTCTGGGTGGACGGAGTGGGCGTCTACGGCCACTTCACCATGGACTCGCCCTCCGACGACGTCGTGTCCTACACCTACGGCTTCATCGGCGGCCCCTACGGAACCGTCCGCCCCGAGCGCCCCGGCGGGCCGGTGACCATCCCCTTCCTCCCCCTCGACTCGGGCCCCGAGAGCCTGACCGTCCGGGCCATCGACCGTGCCGGACGCAGCAGCGGCCAGTCGTCGTACGACTTCATGGTGAAGTCGGGCCGCGCGCCCGTGGCCCACTGGCCCCTGGCCGACGCGAAGGGAGCCACCTCCGCCGACGCCGAGGCGGGCACCGACGCGGCCGCCGGCTCCGGCGTCACCTTCGGCGCCCCCGCCCCCGCGCGCACGAAGCTCACCGCGTCGGCGGCCCTGGACGGCAGCAGTCACGGCTACCTCACCACGGACGCCCCGGCCGTCGCCGACCCCCGCAAGAGCTTCGCGGTCAGCGCCTGGGCACGCCCGGCCGAGACCGACCGGAACATGACCGTCGCCGGCCAGGACGCGGGGCAGGCGGCCGCGTTCGCCCTCGGTCTGAGCGCCCGGGGCGAGACTCCGGACTGGTCGTTCACGGTCGGCGGCGCAACCGTGTCGGGCGGTGCTCCGGAGACCGGCGAATGGGCCCACCTGCTGGGCGTGTACGACGCCGAGACGGGCAAGGCGCAGCTGTACGTCAACGGCCATGAGGTCGGCACCGGGGCCGGGGCCACGCCCACCGCCACCGCCGGCGCCTTCCAGATCGGCCGGGTCCGCGACGGAAACGGCTACCACGACCGCTGGCACGGCGAGCTGGGCGGCGTCAGGGTCCACGACCGGGTGGTCGTGCCCGACGAGGTGTCGGAACTGGCCTACCGCAAGCCGTCGTTGCTCGGCCACTGGTCGCTGGAGACGGCCCGGGACGGTGCCAGCCCCGAGCTGAACGGCGGCGCGCCCCTGAAGCTGGGATCCGGTGCGACGCTCTACCGCGTCCCGGACGACTCGTGTGAGCCGTGGCTGGACCCGGACTGTGTGCCGGTGCCGACGCCGCTCGTCGGAGACGGCCACCTGGCGCTCGACGGCAAGACCGGTCACGCGATCGCCGAGGGACCCGTGGTCGACACCTCCGACAGCTTCACCATCGGGGTGGTCGTACGCCTGGCGGACGCGGAGCCCGAGGGCCCCATGACGGTGCTGTCACTGCCCGGTGAGCGCACCGACGCCTTCAAGGTGCGATACCAGCCCGAGCAGCACGCCTGGCAGCTGGTGATGCCGCACAGGGACGAGCATGGTGCGCCCGAGACCGTGGTGGCCCAGCTGGAGATGGCGGACGGCGGCGAAGGCCTCGGCCACCGCCTCGCCGTCGTGTACGACGACGCCACCGACAAGGTCAGGCTCTACCTCGACGGCAGGGCCGGAGCCGACGCGACCGCGGACCTCTCCGACGGCTGGCGCGGATCCGGCCCGCTCCAGATCGGCCGGGCCCGGATGGGCGACGGGTGGGGTGAGTACCTGCACGGCGATGTCGACGAGGTGCACGCCTTCGCCGGCGCTCTGACCGACGACGACATCCCGTTCCTGGGCTCGGGCGTGGAGCCGTGCTTCTGCTAG
- a CDS encoding helix-turn-helix domain-containing protein, whose amino-acid sequence MSERRAAPTVGQVVLGKRLQELREAAGLSRDEAAKVLRVAPATVRRMETADVALKIPYVQILLTAYGVAEDEVTAFVDLAEEANRPGWWQRFHDVLPEWFSLYVSLEGAARIIRSYEPHFVPGLLQTEGYARAVLQAGTIANAGPEAVERHVSLRMERQRLLDRPDSPHLWVIMDETVLRRPVSVDGRVMREQLDKLLEYAARDRVTLQIAEFADGPHPGTYAPFSLFRFAEPELPDMVFTEYLTGALYLDSRKEVSAHLEVLDHMTAGAGSAQRTDELLREYRERY is encoded by the coding sequence GTGAGTGAACGGCGGGCCGCACCCACCGTGGGCCAGGTGGTCCTGGGCAAGCGGCTGCAAGAGCTGCGCGAGGCCGCGGGCCTCAGCCGTGACGAGGCCGCCAAGGTGCTGCGGGTCGCCCCGGCGACCGTCCGCCGCATGGAGACCGCCGACGTCGCGCTGAAGATCCCGTACGTGCAGATCCTGCTGACGGCGTACGGCGTGGCCGAGGACGAGGTGACCGCGTTCGTCGACCTCGCCGAGGAGGCGAACCGGCCGGGCTGGTGGCAGCGGTTCCACGACGTGCTGCCGGAGTGGTTCAGCCTGTACGTGAGCCTGGAGGGCGCCGCGCGGATCATCCGGTCGTACGAGCCGCACTTCGTGCCGGGGCTGCTGCAGACCGAGGGGTACGCGCGGGCCGTGCTGCAGGCCGGGACCATCGCGAACGCCGGGCCGGAAGCCGTGGAGCGGCATGTGTCGCTGCGGATGGAGCGGCAGCGCCTGCTGGACCGCCCCGATTCCCCGCACCTGTGGGTGATCATGGACGAGACGGTGCTGCGCCGCCCGGTGAGCGTCGACGGCCGGGTGATGCGCGAGCAGCTGGACAAGCTGCTGGAGTACGCCGCGCGCGACCGGGTCACCCTTCAGATCGCCGAGTTCGCCGACGGCCCGCATCCGGGGACGTACGCCCCCTTCTCGCTGTTCCGCTTCGCCGAGCCGGAACTGCCCGACATGGTCTTCACCGAGTATCTGACCGGCGCGCTGTACCTGGACTCCCGCAAGGAGGTCTCGGCGCATCTGGAGGTGCTGGACCACATGACGGCCGGGGCGGGTTCGGCACAGCGCACGGACGAGCTGCTGCGGGAGTACCGGGAGCGGTACTGA